In the Syntrophus aciditrophicus SB genome, TATCGAAGCGCGCTTCACGCCGGCTCCGTTATCGACTTCTCGATGCAGGCAACGTAAGGCAGAATCGCTTCTGTCCGGCCGACCTGTCGTCATCTTTATTCCGGAATCGGAATTCTTCATCCGGCTGTTCTTGCCCGGACTCTATATTTCCAGAATGTGTCCCATTTTCTTCTTTTTCGTGGTCAGGTAACGGATATTTTTCTCCGTAGGGGGGATTTCAATCGGCACCCGTTCCGTAACCGTGATCCCGTATCCCTCCAGACCGACGATTTTTTTGGGATTGTTGGTCATCAGGCGCATCTTCCGGATTCCAAGATCCACAAGAATCTGGGCGCCGATGCCGTAATCTCTCAAGTCCGGTTTGAATCCCAGGGCGATGTTTGCCTCAACCGTATCCTGCCCATGTTCCTGCAGTTCATAGGCCCGGATTTTGTTGATCAGACCGATGCCGCGGCCTTCCTGATGCATGTAAACGATGACGCCTTTCCCTTCCTTCTCGATCATCTCCATGGCGGTATGGAGCTGGTCGCCGCAGTCGCAGCGTTCGGAGCCGAAGACATCCCCCGTCATGCATTCGGAGTGGACCCTCACCAGGACTTCATCTTCCGGTGAGATGTCTCCCTTGACGAGGGCCAGGTGCTGAAGTTTGTCCACATCGTTTTCATAGACGATCAGTTTGAAATCCCCTCCGTAGCGGGTCGGAATGGTCGCCGTCGCCGCCCGGCGGATCAGGGATTCGTGCTTCATCCGGAATTCAATAAGATCGGCAATGGTCGCGATCTTCAAACCGTGCTGCTCAGCGAAGATCTCCAGATCGGGCATCCGCGCCATCGTCCCGTCATCCTTCATGATTTCACAGATCACTCCGGCAGGCTTCAAACCCGAAAGCCTTGCCAGATCGACGGACCCTTCGGTCTGACCCGTTCTGACCAGGACGCCGCCCTTCTTGGCCACAATGGGGAAAACATGTCCGGGGCTGACCAGATCCTCCGGCTTGACGTCATCCGAAACCGCCGCCTGGATGGTCGTTGCCCGATCCGCCGCGGAGATTCCTGTGGTTACTCCACATCGGGCTTCAATGGAAACGGTGAAGGCCGTCCCGAAACGGGATTGGTTGTCCTGCACCATCATCGGCAGGTTCAGCTTCTCCGCCTGTTCTTCGTTCAGCGTCAGGCAGATCAGTCCTCTTCCGTATTTCGCCATGAAATTGATGGCATCCGGCGAAACAAACTGTGCCGCCATGCAGAGGTCTCCCTCATTTTCCCGGTCCTCATCGTCGACCAGGATAATCATTTTGCCATTTCGAATATCTTCAATGGCCTCTTCAATCGTACACAAACCCATAACTCTTCTCCTATACAGGGACAGCGCCATTTTTTTCGGCACTTCCCGGGGGTTACTTCATAAACCCTTGTTTCATCAATAACTCCATGCTTACGCCGCTTTCCTTTTTCTGCTCGGGATTTAACAGTCGATCCACGTATTTGCCCAGGATATCGGTTTCGATATTGACCCAGTCGCCCTTTTTTTTAAATCCCAGGGTTGTTCTTTCGGCAGTATGGGAAATCATATTAACATAAAACACGTTTTCTTCACAGCGATTCACAGTCAGGCTGACGCCGTCGACGGCAACAGACCCCTTGGAGACTATATAGCGGCTTAGCTCTGGTTCCACCTCAATTCTGAAAATGATGGAGCCGGATTTGACGGATCTCTCTACAATCTTTCCCAGGCCGTCGACATGACCGAGAACAATATGCCCTCCCATAAAATCCGTCAGGCGCAGGGATTTTTCCAGATTGACCCGCTGCCCCGGTTGAAGAAAACCAAGATCCGTCCGGGAAAGCGTCTCCGCGGAAACATCCGCGGTAAAGCTCCGGCGGGAATAGCTCGTCGCGGTCAGGCAGGCGCCGTTTACGGCGATGCTGTCCCCGATGCGGACATCTTCAAGATTCATGTCCGTTTCAATTTCGAGCAGGGCGTCTTCTCCCCGTCGGGACAGACGGAGTACCGTTCCTATACCCTGCACAAGGCCGGTGAACATTTCCTGGACTCCTATGGTTCTTTCTCTTTTTTTAAATCATGTAACTGCTTGAATTCTTTTAGCTCTTCAAGAAAATCATTGACGTCGCGAAACTGCCGGTAAACAGAGGCAAACCGGACATAGGCCACGCCATCCAGTTCTTTGAGGAGCTTCATGATCTTTTCGCCGATCATGGAAGAGCGAATTTCTTCTCCTGAATAATCCTGACAGAAACGTTCCACTTCCGTAACCAGTGACTCGATCGTTTCCGTGCTGATGGGACGCTTCTCACAGGCCTTCCTGATGCCCATCCGGATTTTGTTGCGGTCAAAGGGTTCTCTCCGGCCATCCTTCTTGACCACAGTCGGCAGCATTTCTTCAATATACTCGTATGTTGTAAAGCGCCGTCCACAGGCCAGGCACTCTCGCCTTCGCCGGATGGCATTGCCGTCGCGGCTGACCCGGGAATCCATGACTTTATTTTCCACGCCGCCACAGAAAGGACACTTCATAGAGTCGTCACCCTGATGCCCGCTTCACCTAGAATTTCGCAGGCAAGTTCGTCGCAGTAACCATCGCGGACGACAACAGAATCAATCCCGGCATTGATGATCATCTTTGCGCAGATCACACAGGGTTGATTGGTGCAGTAAAGCGTTGCGCCGGCAATCCCGACGCCGTGAAGGGCCGCCTGAATGATGGCGTTCTGTTCGGCATGCAGCCCCCGACAAAGTTCATGCCGCTCCCCTGAAGGGACTTGGAGCTGATCCCGAAGACAGCCGATATCCAGACAATGGCGCAAACCGGACGGAGCGCCGTTGTACCCTGTCGATAAAATCCTCCGCTCTCTTACCAGCACGGCGCCGACATTTCTTCTCAGGCAGGTGGAACGCCTGGCAACCAGGGCGGCTATATCCAGAAAGTATACGTCCCATTCCGGCCTTGAATTCCGTTCCGTCATGCGCTCGCGATCCGCTCGGCATAAAGGGGGAAATTTTGACAGAGCCGGCCGACCTCCTCTTTGACAGCCATCAGATGTTTTTCGTTGTCCCGATGTTCGAGAACCTCGGCAATCAGGCGGGCTATCGTCCGCATTTCTTCTTCCTTCATTCCCCGGCTGGTCAGGGCGGGCGTGCCGATCCGGATTCCGCTGGTCACCATGGGACCCCGGGTGTCGAAGGGGATGCCGTTCTTGTTGACAGTTATTCCCGCCGAATCCAGCGATTCCTGCGCTTCCTTTCCTGTCAGACCCTTGTCGGTCAAATCCATAAGAAGAAGATGGTTGTCCGTCCCCCCGGAAACGAGGCGATATCCCCGGCCGATCAGCTCTTTGGCCAGCGCCTGGGCGTTCTTCACGATCTGGCTCTGGTAATCCTTGAATTCATCCGTAAGGGCTTCCTTGAAGGCCACCGCTTTGGCGGCGATGATATGCATCAGTGGACCGCCCTGAACACCGGGAAAGACCCGGCTGCTGAGCGTTTTCTGGTAGGACGCCTGGCACATGACCAAGCCCCCGCGGGGGCCACGGAGGGTTTTATGGGTCGTCGAGGTGACGTATTCGCAGACGGGGACAGGAGAGGGGTGCAGACCCGTCGCCACCAGACCGGCGATGTGTGCGATGTCGGCCATGACGAGAGCGCCGACTTTATCCGCAATGGCCCGGAACTTCTCGAAATCGATGGTCCGGGGATAGGCGCTGGCGCCGACGACGATCATCCTGGGTTTGTGCTGCAGGGCGAGGTCTTCCACTTGGTTGTAATCGATCGTTTCCGTTTCCCGGTCTACGCCGTAAGGGACCACATTGTAGAACTTGCCGGAGAAGTTGGCCGGACTGCCGTGAGACAAGTGCCCGCCATGAGCGAGATTCATCCCCAGGATGGTATCCCCCACGGAAAGGGCGGAAAAATAAACCGCCATGTTGGCCTGGGTGCCCGAGTGAGGCTGGACGTTGACGTAATCCGCGCCGAACAGCGCCTTGCACCGTTCGATCGCCAGATTTTCCGCGATGTCGACATATTCACAGCCGCCATAGTATCGTTTTCCGGGATATCCTTCCGCGTACTTGTTGGTCATGATGCATCCCTGGGCTTCGAGAACAGCCTCGCTGACAAAGTTTTCCGACGCGATGAGTTCCAGTTTTCCCGCCTGCCTCCGGGTTTCAAGACGGATGGCCTCGGCTATTTCAGGATCGGTTTTCATTAAAGCTGACATGAGTGCTGTATCCTCTTTCGTATAATTTCATTTTTCTTTCCGGGATGATTTTTCGCAAGGCTTACTTCCTCCCGGAAGGAGAATGTGTTGATCTCGTTTCATCCTCTTGCTGTCAGGCTTTGCCCTTCTCATTTTCCAGAGCCCGAATTTTATCCAGGCGTCCCCGGTGGCGTCCTCCTTCAAAGGGAGTTTCCAGCCAGACGTCGACAATCTGCCGGGCTGTTTCCGGAAGAGTCCGTCTGCCGGCAAGTATGAGGATGTTGGTATCGTTATGCAGACGGCTCAAACGCGCCGTCTCTGTGTCCAGGCAGACGGCTGCGCGGATTCCGTCGAACTTGTTGGCGACGATGGCCATACCCACTCCTGAGCCGCATACAAGGATGCCCCGTGAGAAGACACCGGCCGAGACCGCCCCGGCAACCTTTTCCCCGAAATCAGGATAATCGACGGCTTCTTCGCTGTCCGTCCCGATATCCGACACAACCCAGCCCTTTTCCTCAAGAAAGGATTTGACGGTTTCCTTCAGTTGAAATCCGGCGTGGTCTGCACCGATAATGATCTTTTGTTCCATGATGCCTACTCGAAGAATTTTTTTAAAAGAATCGAGGCGTTGACGCCGCCGAAACCGAAGGTGTTGGACATGGCGATCTGAATGTCGCGCCGCCGCGCCGAATGAGGGACATAATCGAGATCACAGGCGGGGTCGGGCTGATCGAGATTAATGGTGGGAGGCAGAATTCCGGTCTCGAGCGCCTTTGCCGTAAAAATCGCTTCGACACCCCCCGTTGCACCGAGGAGGTGACCGGTCATGGATTTCGTCGAGCTGACGGCAAGTCGGCTGCTGTGTTCTCCGAAAACGGACTTGATCGCCTCCGTTTCATATTGGTCGTTCAGTGGCGTGGAGGTGCCATGGGCGTTGATATAGTCGACGTCGGAGGGAGTCATGCCGGCATCACGGAGAGCCGCATGCATGCATCGGGCAGCCCCTTCATGTCCGGGAGGAGGGACGGCCAGATGAAAGGCGTCGCTCGTCGCTCCATACCCAAGAACTTCCGCGTAGATGCGTGCCCCCCGCTTTCTGGCGGAGTCCAGCTCTTCAAGGATCAGGATACCGCACCCCTCGCTGAGGACAAACCCGTCACGGCAAAGATCGAAAGGGCGACTGGCCTTCTGCGGCTCGTCGTTTCGCTGTGAAATGGCATGCATGGCATTGAAACCGGCAACAGCCATGGGGCTGATCGCGGCATCGGCGCCGCCGGCAAAAACCACGTCGGCATAGTCGAAAGCAATGAGCCGGAAAGCCTCTCCCACGGCGGTTGTCCCTGAAGCGCAGGCCGTCACGGGACAGTTGACGGGTCCTCTGGCCCCGAAGCGAATGGATACTTGACCTGCCCCCAGATTGGGCAGCACGGAAGGAATAGTAAAAGGCGAAACCCTGCGGGGACCGTTGCGTGAAAGGATTTCTTTTTCTTTTTCGAGAGTTGTCAGACCGCCGATTGCCGAACCGATCACCACGCCCGTTCGGGTCGCCCGGGGCTCGTCAAGGACCAGTCCGGAATCGGCCACAGCCATTTCCGCCGATGCCAGGCAATAGATAATGAAAGGATCGAGTCGGCGCACTTCTTTTTTACTGACATACACGAGAGGGTCAAAATTCTTGAGCTCTCCGGCAATGCGCGTTTCAAAATCCGCTGCATCAAATTTCGTGATCGGTCCGATACCCGAGCGGCCCGCACAGAGGGCTGACCACGTATCCATGACGGAGTTTCCAAGGGGCGTCACCGCTCCCATCCCGGTTATGACAACTCTCCTTCTCAATGGTTGTCTCACTCTCAAAATATTTCCTGCAGTTTGAGCATCGGCAAATCACACTTCAAACACCTGAAAGAGCGAATTTCCGGTTTCCTGAGCGATCCTAATCCCAAGTCACATTACGAACTTTCAGATAATCAATCACATCCTGAATCTTGCGGATTTTCTTGAGATCTTCGGTGGAAATCTCCACATCGAAGGTGTCTTCCATTTCCAGCAGCAGTTCCGCCAGATCAAGAGAATCCGCTCCGAGATCATTGATGAAGGATGCCTCCGGTACACATTCCTCGGCTGTGACTTCCAGTTGGTCGACAATGATTTCTATGATTTTTTCTTCCAGCGTCACCTGTTCTTCCTCCCAGCGATGTTGCCGACAATTCCATGCTTCTATGCGCGGTGGTATTACAAGACATCCTTCTTTACGTCAACCGGTTAAGATATGGTTACATATCGGTTGGAACCTCGAAGGAAAAAAGCGTCCTGTAAAGCCGAACCGGTTTCTATCACAAGCCCGTTTTTTCCAGAAAAAACGATTCAGGCAAGATTTTCCACTTTGATCACGGTCCGGCCTTTGTAGGTCCCGCAGTAGGGGCAGACCCGGTGAGGCAGCTTGAATTTACCGCACTGGGGACAGGCTGAAGCCTGGACAGGAGTGAGAAAATCGTGCGCCCTTCTCATATTTCTTCTCGTTCTGGAATGTCTTTTTACTGGATTTGGCATGATGATTCCTCTTTCTTTTATATTTCCATAAAATTATAACTATTGCTCAATTTCTCTGCTTTTTCAAGATTTTCCACAGGCCGGCTCCGTAAGAATTTTTCCCAATTGTTTCTTCTGAGTCAGTCTTTATGAGGGTGATTCCTTGCGGATCTTGAGATTTTTCAAAACGGCGAACCGTTCATCTCCCCGCTCCTTCGGGCAGCCGCAGTCTCCCGTGTTCAGATTCGCACCGCATTGAGGACACAGTCCCCTGCAGGCTTCGCTGCACAGCACCCTCATGGGAATCTGAAGCATGATCTGTTCATAGACCAGAGGAGAAAGATCGACGACTTCCCCCTGATAGAAGCCGAAATCCAGATCTTCCGTGCGCAGTTCCACTTTATCCTTTATATTTTCCCTGACCGGCATCAAGGTATAGCGGAAATCGAAGCGCACAGGCAGTCGAACGGTCTCAAGACAGCGGCAGCACACGGTCTCCACAACGGAATCGATCTTTCCTGCGATAAAAACCGTTTCCCCCGTGCGGTAAACATGGCAGGAGACAACCGTCTGCAGGAGACTCAGGGAGTCTTCCCCGGAGAGATAATCCCGAAACCAGTCCCCCTGAAGATCAAAGTGGAGGTCGACACCTGCCTCCGGCACCATCAGGACATTGATTTTCAAAATACACCCTAACTTATTAAATCATAAGGCTTTTAATCGGAGACCCTATCTGTAACCCAGTGAATCTCTTATATAAAGGCGTGAATTAAATTATAAATACATGCTGTTGTCAAGCACAATTTGCTTGAAAACCGTCTTGACAAACCAGAAAAGCTGGACCTATAAAGGGGCACGATTAAAGTCTGTCAGGAAAGGTTATAATGCAGAAATTAAAAGAGATTCGCACCCGTTTTGCCCCTTCGCCGACCGGTTATCTTCACATCGGCGGCGCCCGCACGGCCCTGTTCAGCTGGCTCTATGCCCGGCATCATCAGGGAAAGTTCGTTTTAAGAATTGAAGACACGGATCAGCTCCGTTCCACGGAAGAATCAACGCGGGCGATCCTGGATGCCATGACCTGGCTGGGATTGAACTGGGATGAAGGCCCCGTTTTCCAGGCGGAACGCGTCGATATCCACCGGGCCATGATTCGGAAGCTGGTTGATGAGGATAAGGCCTATTACTGCACCTGCACCCCGGATGAGCTGGAAGAAAAACGGAAAAGAGCCCTGGCGGAAGGCCGCAAGCCCAAATACGACGGAACCTGCCGTGAGAAGAAACTCCCTCCCTCCCCCGGAACGGTGGTGCGGTTCCGTTGCCCGCAAACAGGAATCACGGTCGTCGATGACCTGATCAAGGGGAAAATCTCCTTTAACAACGAAGAACTTGACGATCTGATCATTCAGCGCAGCGACGGCTATCCGACTTACAATTTCGCCGTGGTCGTCGATGACGCCCAGATGGGAATATCCCATGTGATCCGGGGCGACGACCATGTCAACAACACTCCCCGGCAGATCCTTCTCTACCAGGCCCTGGGGTACGATATTCCGCACTTCGGCCATGTGCCTATGATCCTGGGCGCCGACAAGGCCCGCCTCAGCAAGCGTCATGGAGCAACCTCCGTAATGGCTTATAAGGACATGGGATACCTTCCGGAGGCCCTGGTGAACTATCTGGTCCGCCTGGGCTGGTCGCACGGGGATCAGGAAATCTTTTCCCTGGACGAACTCATCGCCCTGTTTGGACTGGAAAGTATAGGCAAATCCGCAGCCGTCTTCAATCCGGAGAAGCTGCTCTGGTTGAATCAGCATTACATCAAAACCTATCCGGAAGACAGACTGCTGGAGGTTCTGCAGCCTTTCTGGAAGCAACTGGGCATTGAAGCTCCTGATCCTGACTATGGCCGGAGCATCGTTCGGGATCTCCGGGCCAGGGCCAAGACGCTGGTCGACATGGCGGAGTCAAGCACCTTTTATTTCAACGATGAGCCGGCCATTGATGCTGATGCCGCAAAAAAATTTCTCACTCCGGAAATCGCCGGTCATCTCGAAGCCATCGCGGAAGCACTGGCGACTCTTGGGGATTACTCCAAAGAAGGAATTGAAATCTTTCTCCGCAGCCTGGTCGAGGCGAGAGCCATCAAACTCAAGACGATTGCCCAGCCGCTCCGCATCGCTCTGACCGGAAAAACCGTCAGTCCCGGTCTGGACGACATCATGCTGACCCTGGGAAAGGAGCGGGTGATTGCGCGCATTCAGCGCACGGTAGCGTATATCAGAAGTGGAATGGCATCCTGAAATCTTTTGCCTTGACTTTTTCGTCTCAGTTGAATAAATAACTCCCCTTCAAGTGGTCCCATCGTCTAGTGGTTAGGACGCTGGCCTCTCACGCCGGAAGCCGGGGTTCAACTCCCCGTGGGACTACCATTAGTCATTAAAGGGCCGCAAACAATAGCCCCGATCATTCCACAACGGACAAAATACAGGCACAAAACCCTCTTCGGAGTCAACCTCTCTTGAGGAGGGTTCTTGCGTGCCATAATTATCTCGGAACCCAATCGCCTGAAGCGGTTTTCTAAGTCCTTCCTCCCCGGCTTTCCTTTTTTCCACAAGCCTCGCCGGCTTATGGACAGTGTTTTTGAATACCCCATAGTTTCCACTTTTTTTATCATTGAAAAAAAGGTAAAAAATAGAGAAAGTCAAAACCACCCAGAAAGAACAATCGTCATGTCATGCCAGCTGATATGGAATCCATCCCGTGCCCTTGAATTCTCAGCCTGATTGACTCCGGATGCCCATACGGGGAGGAGAATGACAGACACCGTAACATCGCTGTTTCCATGCCGTCGAGGTTAACCGGGTCATATCTTAAATCTTCTCACAGGAGGTAAAAATGGAGTTGAAGGGAAGCAGGACCGAAGACGTTTTACGGAAAGCATTGAATGCGGAATTGCGTCAGAGTTTCGAATATCGCTACTTTGCCGGAATGGCGCGGCAGGCGGGTCTTCAGCAGGTTGCGGAGATTTTTGAGGCTACCGCAGCCAATGAACTGGAGCATGCCCGCCATGAATATGAATTTCTCGGAGGTGCAGGGAATTCGCTGGAAAATGTCCGGCAGGCCGTCAGCAATGAACACGATCAGGTTCTTAAATTCTACCCGCAGGCTGCGGAAACGGCCGAGCAGGAGGGGTTTACAGAGATTGCTGAATTCTTCCGACGGATTGTCGATGTCGAGGAAAAGCACGAGAAGAATTTTCAGGAACTGCTGCATGGGATAGAAAAGGAGACTGAATTCGAAGGCCGAACCGTGGGACATTCCTCTGTGGAGATGGCGCAGTTGATGCTGCCGGAGCAGGCTAACCCGGCTGGATTCGTGCATGGCGGGGAATTGATGAAGATGATGGATAATGCGGCCGGGGTGGTGGCCGCCCGGCATGCGCATTCCAATGTCGTTACCGCCCGGGTGGAGGACATTGTCTTTCAGAGTCCGGTTCGCGTCGGCAGCGTGGTTTTCGTGAAAGCCAGACTCGTGTTTGCCAGCCGCTCCTCCATGGTCATCCGGGTCGACCTGGAGATGGAACATATCAGCCTGGAAAAGGGCCATGACGGCCAGGAACATAGAGTCCCCGCGATGACGGCAAATTTCGTGATGGTGGCCGTGGATGAACAGGGAAAGGCCAGTGCCGTTCCAAAACTGATCCTGCTTACGGAAGAAGAGGAAAGGCTCTTCGCCGCCGCAGAGGAGGGCTATAAAGCAAGAAAGAAATAGGCTATGCCGAAAAAAAGCAGGCGAATCCCGCATCTGTCAGTCTGTCAAGGGCCAGGGCCGAAGTCCCACGACAGGAATCCGGCTTTCCTCTGAAATAGAGTTACAGAAGGGTATCTAATGGGCGCCTGAAAATCATTATGGATAAGGTAAAGTGAAGGATGACTGCCGGACTTGGTTTTTCCGGGAGATCAGGAATCATGATAAGTGTCGAGAGGAGGAGTATAAACGGCGACCGTCTTTTCCCCTGTGATCTTTACGGTCGTCACGGCATTCAGGACTGAAAAACAATTGCCGATTTTTTCTCCGCGATTATCCAGGATATCGAAGCCATGGAGATTCATTCTGCGAAATGCGGCTTTGTTCAGCATGTTCTGCACCAACTCTTTCATATTCCCTGGAGAGAACTCCATTGGCTTCCACAGACCCAGATCCAGATTCCAGGTTTTTTCGATACCGATGATGGCGTTGGGATAATTTTCAGAACCGCTGATGTAATAAACCAGGTTGCCGTCCACTTCGTAGCGTTCGTAGGCCTCGGTCACTTTCTGGCTGGGCCGGATCTTTCCATAGGGCGCATCGGCTGTACGCCAGAGGATGATTATAATCAATGCGACAAGAATAATTCCAATGGCTGTTAACAATTGTGTATTCATTTGCGGATCTTTCAGAGTTTTTTTTCTGTTCCACTCTAATGCGTCATGAGAAGCTGCATTCAGAAAAGAACCTGCCGCGGTGTCCTCGAGCGGGGATCTGCAGCGGGACGCATGTTTGACTGCAGAATTTAAAGAAAACGCCAAGTCATCCTCTTAATTGACTGACTTGGCGTTTCTTCATCCGGTTCGGGAACTGCGACAGGAATTGACAGGCTACTGGGTTTGCGCCTGTGTCTGGGGCGCGATTTTGATCTCCACTCTCCTGTTCTTCTGTCGTCCCGCCTCTGTATCGTTCGTCGCTATGGGCATCGTTTCTCCATAACCGACCACTTCGATGCGGCTATCCGCTACACCGCGCTGGACCAGCAGCGTTTTGACGGCATTGGCCCGCCGCGTAGAAAGATCCATGTTGTAGGCATCGGAGCCGACGCTGTCCGTATGACCTTCCACTCGAATGAGGGTTTCCGGGTATTGAGTCATCACACCTGCAACCCGGTTGATTTCAGAATAGAGGCCCGGTCTCACTTCCGCCGAGTTGGTATCGAAGGTTACGTCACCTTTGAACGTCACTGCCAGGAGATTGCCTTCCCTGGAAACGGCAGCCGCGTCTGAGGTTGCCAGCACATTTCTCATGTCTCTTTCCTGGTTATCCATCATTTTACCGACGGCAGCGCCCCCGGCCCCCCCAACGGCCGCGCCGATGGCCGCGCCGATCAGAGTTCCCGATGTACTGCGACCGATGACCTGTCCGATCAGTGCTCCCGCTGCCGCACCGCCTGCCGCTCCGTAAAGACCGCCTTTGGTCGTTTTCGTCTGAGTTTGAGGAGCCGCGCAACCTGCCAGGAACAATAGGCACAGCAAAACAGAAATTCGTTTCATGCTCATTTTTCTTCCCCCTTGTGAAAATGATTTTTTGTGCTTCTATTACTGAAAATCAAATTATCTTCTGCGTGTTTCAAAGACGTTCACGCAGCCTGCTGGCAAGGACGTCTTTCCGTAAACCGGCGATTTCCCTGATCATGAAGGTCATGATCTTTCCCAGAGATATTGTATTTTCACTTGGGAAGTATAAACAGAGCTATC is a window encoding:
- a CDS encoding OmpA family protein encodes the protein MSMKRISVLLCLLFLAGCAAPQTQTKTTKGGLYGAAGGAAAGALIGQVIGRSTSGTLIGAAIGAAVGGAGGAAVGKMMDNQERDMRNVLATSDAAAVSREGNLLAVTFKGDVTFDTNSAEVRPGLYSEINRVAGVMTQYPETLIRVEGHTDSVGSDAYNMDLSTRRANAVKTLLVQRGVADSRIEVVGYGETMPIATNDTEAGRQKNRRVEIKIAPQTQAQTQ